The Rhizobium viscosum genomic sequence GGCGATATGCTGCTGCGTGATCGGGATGACATTGCGGCCGTTGAAAAGGCTGAGTTTCCTTGCGCGTTCAAACAGGAAGGCGATGAGATAGGCGGCTCTTTCGAGCGCCGTACGACGGCCGATGCTCAACAGGTGTTCGTCGAGAATGCGCTCCTCCTGCGCCGCGATCCAGGTAATATCGAAGGCAAGCGAAGGGTGCTTGTTATAAAGGGACATCAGCTTGTCCCGTTCGAAGACGCAGAGCGTTACCGGCGACAGGGCCTCCACCGAATGCTGCATCTCGCCCATGATCGTGCCCTGCAGGCCGATCAGATCGCCCGGCATGATGTAGTTCAGGATCTGCCGGCGACCATCCTCCAGCATCTTGTAGCGGAAACCCCAGCCTGAGAGCACTGTAAAGAGATGGGCGCTGTGGGCACCTTCGACCAGGATGGTCGCACCGGCATCGACGGCCAGTTCGCCCCTTTTGAATTTCGACACGAATTCCAGCTCGTCGCTGCTGAATTCCCGGAAATGCGGCAATGGCCGCAACGGACACTGCTCGCAGGGCGTCTTGAAGGAATGGGTGGGTTTTGCCGTCGCCATCTTGTCCTGCTGTCGCAAAAACCGGCGCTGCAGGGTGCAGCGCCGTTCTCAGATCAATGCGCAGGCAGGCCGATTTGTTCCTTGGAACAGACAGCGATTTTTATAAAAAAACAAAGGGCTGAGCACCCCTTGTCAATTTTCTTGTCAAACTAAAGCGCGTCGCGATCTTTCAGATTCGCTTGTCGCGCTTTAGGTTCTTGTTTTCGAATGTCGTTATTGCAAAACCGCTGCACGACATGCCTCAGCGCGGAAATTCGAGGCCCATTTCACGGAAGCGCTCGGGATCATCGCCCCAGTTCTCACGCACCTTGACGAACAGGAAGAGGTGGACGGGCTGTTCAAGGATTTCGGACAGTTCGCGGCGCGACGCCGAGGAGATCGCCTTGATCGTTTCTCCGCCCTTGCCGAGCGCGATCTTCTTCTGGCTGTCGCGCTCGACATAGATGACCTGTTCGATGCGTACGGAGCCATCCTTGCGCTCTTCCCATTTTTCCGTCTCGACATGCGAGGAATAAGGAAGCTCCTGATGCAGGCGCAGGAAGAGTTTTTCGCGGGTGATCTCGGCGGCCAGCTGGCGCATGGGCAGATCGGAGATCTGGTCTTCCGGATAGTACCAAGGGCCTTCCGGCAGGGTCTTTGCCAGATAATCCATCACATCGTCGCAGCCCGAGCCATTCTCCGCCGAGATCATGAAGGTCTGGTCGAACTCAACCTTCTGGTTTGCGGTTGCGGCGATTGCCAGAAGCAGCTCGCGATTGACGCGGTCGATCTTGTTGAGAACCAGAATCTTTCTCTGGGGAACGTCCTTGAGGCCTTCGAGGATGGCTTCGGCATCACCGCGCAGACCGCGTTCGCTGTCGATCAGCAGCATGATGAGATCTGCATCCTTGGCGCCGCCCCAGGCGGATGTGACCATGGCGCGATCAAGACGGCGGCGCGGCTTGAAGATGCCGGGCGTGTCCATGAAGACGATCTGCGCATTGTTATGAATGGCAATGCCGCGCACGATGGCGCGCGTCGTCTGCACCTTATGGCTGACGATAGACACCTTGGCACCGACGAGGCGGTTGACCAGCGTCGACTTGCCGGCATTGGTCGGGCCGATCAAGGCGACGAAGCCGGAATGCGTCGGATTGCTTTCAGCAGCGCTTTCGGCCGCCATTTCGTTTTCTTCTGTCATTGATCCCGTCAATTTCCGGCAGATGTCGACTGCCAAATGCCTTCGCGCTCGAGCATTCTCGTCGCGGCAACCTGTTCTGCGGCGCGCTTGGAGCGCTCTATGCCTGTTTCCGGTGCAACGCCAGCGACTTCTACAGTCACCTTGAAGCGCGGATCATGATCCGGTCCGCTGCGTTCTTCAACCCGGTAGACGGGTGTAACGCCATATTTGGCATGCGACCATTCCTGCAACTCGGTCTTCGCATCACGGCGGGCGCCATCGGCGCGTACCGCCCTGCCCTCCCAATAGCGCAGAATGAAACGGCGGGCGACTTCCAGGCCGCCATCGAGATAGAGCGCGGCGATCAGGCTTTCGACGACATCGGCGCGCACGTTCATCATGCGCTTGCCAGTGAGTTTCTTCACATCGGCGCCGGTGCGGATATAGAGGTGGAGATTGAGTTCGTCGGCAACGGCAGCGCAGGTTTCGGCGCTGACAAGCTGGTTCAGGCGTACCGAAAGCTCGCCTTCGGTCGCGGCACCGAAGGTGCGAAACAGCAACTCGGCGATACAGAGCCCGAGAACCCTGTCGCCGAGAAATTCAAGCCGCTCGTAATTGCCCTTGTCGGTGCGTGCGCTGGCATGGGTCAGCGCGCGGTCCAGACGTTCCTTCTCGGTAAATTCATGCCCGATCAGGGTTTCAAGCTTTGCGCGGTCCGCCGCCGAGAGCGCCTGCGCCTTGCTCATTCAACAACCTTGAAGAGGCGATCCCAGCGCATGTTGGTCGGCCATTTCCAGATTTCGCGGAAGGACGTGTCGTTGCCGAGCGAGAAGAAGATGACGCTGGCACGGCCGACAAGGTTTTCCGCCGGGACAAAGCCGACATCGAAGCGGCTGTCGAGCGAATTGTCGCGGTTGTCGCCCATCATGAAGTAATGGCCTTCCGGAACGATGAACTCGCGGGTGTTGTCGCCGCGCGAAACCGGCGACTGGTCGAGCGTGTCATAGGTCTTGCCATCGTCCAGCGTCTCACGGAATACCGGTACGTCCTGGCCCGGATCGAGCTTGTAGTCGGAATTGAAAGTACCATCAGGCACCTTCGGAACCGGCTTGCCGTTGATGT encodes the following:
- the lepB gene encoding signal peptidase I encodes the protein MSEKVEAKPNALWENIKVIIQALVLAMIIRTVLFQPFTIPSGSMMPTLLVGDYIFVNKFAYGYSKYSLPFSPNIFSGRIFGSDPARGDIVVFRFPPNPDVDYIKRVVGLPGDHIQVTDGILYINGKPVPKVPDGTFNSDYKLDPGQDVPVFRETLDDGKTYDTLDQSPVSRGDNTREFIVPEGHYFMMGDNRDNSLDSRFDVGFVPAENLVGRASVIFFSLGNDTSFREIWKWPTNMRWDRLFKVVE
- the era gene encoding GTPase Era, with protein sequence MTEENEMAAESAAESNPTHSGFVALIGPTNAGKSTLVNRLVGAKVSIVSHKVQTTRAIVRGIAIHNNAQIVFMDTPGIFKPRRRLDRAMVTSAWGGAKDADLIMLLIDSERGLRGDAEAILEGLKDVPQRKILVLNKIDRVNRELLLAIAATANQKVEFDQTFMISAENGSGCDDVMDYLAKTLPEGPWYYPEDQISDLPMRQLAAEITREKLFLRLHQELPYSSHVETEKWEERKDGSVRIEQVIYVERDSQKKIALGKGGETIKAISSASRRELSEILEQPVHLFLFVKVRENWGDDPERFREMGLEFPR
- the rnc gene encoding ribonuclease III, which translates into the protein MSKAQALSAADRAKLETLIGHEFTEKERLDRALTHASARTDKGNYERLEFLGDRVLGLCIAELLFRTFGAATEGELSVRLNQLVSAETCAAVADELNLHLYIRTGADVKKLTGKRMMNVRADVVESLIAALYLDGGLEVARRFILRYWEGRAVRADGARRDAKTELQEWSHAKYGVTPVYRVEERSGPDHDPRFKVTVEVAGVAPETGIERSKRAAEQVAATRMLEREGIWQSTSAGN
- a CDS encoding Crp/Fnr family transcriptional regulator; its protein translation is MATAKPTHSFKTPCEQCPLRPLPHFREFSSDELEFVSKFKRGELAVDAGATILVEGAHSAHLFTVLSGWGFRYKMLEDGRRQILNYIMPGDLIGLQGTIMGEMQHSVEALSPVTLCVFERDKLMSLYNKHPSLAFDITWIAAQEERILDEHLLSIGRRTALERAAYLIAFLFERARKLSLFNGRNVIPITQQHIADTLGLSIVHTNKTLKKLAGRNLIRWQDRGCDVLDGEGLMQVAGWEGLREGKRPFI